In a genomic window of Bordetella petrii:
- a CDS encoding TetR/AcrR family transcriptional regulator yields MADRGRPRSFDRDTALQKAMDLFWEKGYASTSLADLTAAMGINAPSLYSAFGSKEQLFRDAVALYGSREGGCTQAELLSAPTVRAGIENMLLAAVRAGTQPGRPKGCLIVLGAPTGTDEHAPVQKMLCDSRRHTQALILQRLREAVRHGELPAHTDLPALASYYATVLHGMAIQARDGASRKMLQQSVRLAMLTWDALAGTA; encoded by the coding sequence ATGGCAGACCGAGGACGCCCCCGCTCTTTCGATCGCGACACGGCCTTGCAGAAGGCCATGGATCTGTTCTGGGAAAAGGGCTACGCAAGCACGTCGCTGGCCGACCTGACGGCCGCGATGGGCATCAACGCGCCCAGCCTGTACAGCGCGTTCGGCTCAAAAGAGCAGTTGTTCCGCGACGCCGTGGCGCTGTACGGCAGCCGCGAGGGTGGCTGCACGCAAGCCGAGCTACTCAGCGCACCCACGGTCCGGGCCGGCATCGAGAACATGTTGCTGGCCGCGGTCCGCGCCGGCACTCAGCCGGGCCGGCCCAAGGGCTGCCTGATCGTGCTGGGCGCGCCCACGGGCACCGACGAACATGCCCCCGTCCAGAAAATGCTGTGCGACAGCCGGCGCCACACCCAGGCGCTGATTCTGCAGCGGTTGCGCGAGGCCGTGCGGCACGGCGAACTGCCCGCGCACACAGACCTTCCCGCCCTGGCCTCCTACTACGCCACCGTGCTGCACGGCATGGCGATCCAGGCTCGCGACGGCGCGTCGCGCAAAATGTTGCAGCAGTCGGTGCGCCTTGCCATGCTGACCTGGGACGCGCTGGCCGGCACGGCCTGA
- a CDS encoding NIPSNAP family protein, whose amino-acid sequence MIIEHRTYTVPHGTLDDYLARFERQALPVLRHHLGHLVGVYVSEIGPLNQVLHIWAYDSLADREQRRATLDADPDWIAFKQGNRGAFIAQEVKILRLAPFSPRPGQPSA is encoded by the coding sequence ATGATCATTGAACACCGCACCTATACCGTGCCGCACGGCACGCTGGACGATTACCTGGCGCGCTTCGAGCGGCAGGCGCTGCCGGTGCTGCGGCACCATCTCGGCCACCTGGTGGGCGTGTATGTCAGCGAGATCGGCCCTTTGAACCAGGTGTTGCACATCTGGGCCTACGACAGCCTGGCCGATCGCGAGCAGCGCCGCGCCACCCTGGACGCCGACCCGGACTGGATCGCCTTCAAGCAGGGCAATCGCGGCGCGTTCATCGCGCAAGAAGTGAAAATACTGCGCCTGGCGCCGTTCTCGCCGCGTCCCGGGCAGCCGTCCGCATGA
- a CDS encoding IclR family transcriptional regulator — MTAKENASTSLDKAFEILDLFSLARPILRIEEISALLGYTRSTAYRYLKALCDAGLLAPSSGGTYALGPRIIELEHLLQLTDPLYLAGRKVLRTLHAENRVLLLHNLYRDQVLCIYKEGPDMLTHKGRRIMVRRARGVPFPLFQGAASLALLAYLAPHRVRQTYLRNGAAIAAAELGDSWDAFRKNLAAIRRRGYALSRERITPSLGGVAVPILLPGDKRVVGSLAQTLPSESMTDEVIDESARRLWTASEQIATEYARASEG, encoded by the coding sequence GTGACCGCCAAGGAAAATGCTTCCACCAGCCTGGACAAGGCTTTCGAGATACTCGACCTGTTCTCGCTCGCCCGGCCTATCCTGCGCATCGAAGAGATCTCGGCGCTGCTGGGCTATACCCGCTCGACGGCGTACCGGTACCTGAAGGCCCTGTGCGATGCGGGCCTGCTGGCGCCCTCGTCGGGCGGCACCTATGCGCTGGGGCCGCGCATCATCGAACTCGAACACCTGCTGCAATTGACCGACCCGCTTTACCTGGCGGGCCGCAAGGTGCTGCGCACGCTACACGCCGAGAACCGCGTGCTGCTGTTGCACAACCTGTACCGCGACCAGGTGCTGTGCATCTACAAAGAAGGCCCGGACATGCTTACCCACAAGGGCCGCCGCATCATGGTGCGGCGCGCGCGCGGCGTGCCGTTTCCGCTGTTCCAGGGCGCGGCGTCGCTGGCCCTGCTGGCCTATCTGGCGCCGCACCGCGTGCGGCAGACCTACCTGCGCAACGGCGCCGCCATCGCCGCGGCCGAGCTGGGCGATTCGTGGGATGCGTTCCGCAAGAACCTGGCGGCGATCCGGCGGCGCGGCTATGCCCTGAGTCGCGAACGCATCACGCCCAGCCTGGGCGGCGTGGCCGTGCCCATCTTGCTGCCCGGCGACAAGCGTGTCGTGGGCAGCCTGGCGCAAACCCTGCCGTCGGAGTCGATGACCGATGAAGTCATCGACGAAAGCGCGCGCCGCCTATGGACAGCCAGCGAACAGATCGCCACGGAATACGCGCGCGCCAGCGAGGGCTAA
- a CDS encoding AsmA family protein has protein sequence MTRTKKVLIGLGGAIVLLLAALVLVIALFDWNQLKPTINERVSAALGRPFAVNGDLTVQWRRPVDEPGWRGWVPWPHISMDDVSIGNPDWAEEPAMATLQRAEFSLSPLPLLSHHVVIRQIQLTRPAASLLRLKDGRANWVFTLPDTGEPSPWVMDIDEIGFDQGQVQFRDETLRADIEAQIDPLGKPVPFAAIAGQAPASQADEAPPQQAQAAAAPEYVFGWKVKGRYKGLPLRGDGKIGGMLAVRDASRPFPLQADVSVGDTRIALAGTLTDPANLGALDLRLELSGATMSDLYPLIGVTLPDTPRYSTDGRLSARLREPGGAVFHYRDFNGKVGASDLHGDLTFTAGEPRPKLAGNLNSRLLRMRDLGPLVGVPPAGQAKSASKDSPKRPPGGKVLPTQEFRTERWRVMDADVTLAAERIVYDEDLPITKLSVHLVMDNGLLTLDPLRFGMAGGTIDTTLRLDGSRTPMAGKARIAARGLRLKRLFPKVESMQRALGQLNGDAALSGTGNSVAALLGSASGDTRLLVNDGVISRALMEIAGLNVGNYVVSKLFGDEEVKINCGAADLHMQRGVMTPRVFVFDTENALVQVDGTVNFKDETLDLDIKPRSKGVRVFSLRSPLYVRGTFGDPQAGVHVLPLAARGAGAVALGVLLTPVAGLLALVAPSAGEDDNQCATLLQQMQKPPKAPPAQGRANGQGAGK, from the coding sequence ATGACGCGCACAAAAAAAGTACTGATCGGGCTGGGCGGAGCCATTGTCTTGCTGCTGGCGGCCCTGGTGCTGGTGATCGCCCTGTTCGACTGGAACCAGCTCAAGCCCACCATCAATGAGCGCGTTTCCGCCGCCCTGGGCCGGCCGTTCGCCGTCAATGGCGACCTGACCGTGCAGTGGCGGCGGCCCGTAGACGAGCCGGGCTGGCGCGGGTGGGTACCCTGGCCGCACATCAGCATGGACGATGTATCGATCGGCAATCCCGACTGGGCCGAGGAGCCGGCCATGGCCACGCTGCAGCGGGCCGAGTTCAGCCTGTCGCCGTTGCCGCTGCTGAGCCACCATGTGGTCATCCGCCAGATCCAGCTGACCCGGCCGGCCGCGAGTCTGCTGCGCCTGAAAGACGGTCGCGCCAATTGGGTGTTCACCCTGCCGGACACCGGCGAACCGTCGCCCTGGGTGATGGACATCGACGAAATCGGCTTCGACCAGGGGCAGGTGCAGTTTCGCGACGAAACCCTGCGCGCCGACATCGAGGCGCAGATCGACCCGCTGGGCAAGCCGGTGCCGTTTGCCGCCATCGCCGGCCAGGCGCCGGCAAGCCAGGCGGATGAAGCGCCGCCGCAGCAGGCCCAGGCGGCGGCTGCGCCCGAGTACGTGTTCGGCTGGAAGGTAAAAGGGCGCTACAAGGGCCTGCCGCTGCGCGGCGACGGCAAGATCGGTGGCATGCTGGCCGTGCGCGACGCCAGCCGTCCGTTTCCGCTGCAGGCCGATGTGTCGGTGGGCGACACGCGCATCGCGCTGGCGGGCACGCTGACCGACCCGGCCAACCTGGGCGCGCTCGACCTGCGGCTGGAACTGTCCGGCGCCACCATGTCCGACCTGTATCCGCTGATCGGAGTCACTTTGCCCGACACGCCGCGCTATTCCACCGACGGCCGGCTGAGCGCGCGCCTGCGCGAGCCGGGCGGCGCGGTGTTTCATTACCGCGATTTCAACGGCAAAGTGGGCGCCAGCGATCTGCATGGCGACCTGACGTTCACGGCTGGCGAACCACGGCCCAAACTGGCGGGCAACCTGAATTCGCGCCTGCTCCGCATGCGGGACCTCGGGCCGCTGGTGGGCGTGCCGCCCGCGGGCCAGGCCAAGAGCGCTTCAAAGGACAGCCCGAAGCGCCCGCCCGGCGGCAAGGTGCTGCCCACGCAGGAGTTCCGCACCGAGCGCTGGCGCGTAATGGACGCCGACGTCACGCTGGCCGCCGAACGCATCGTCTACGACGAAGACCTGCCCATTACCAAGCTGAGCGTGCACCTGGTCATGGACAACGGCCTGCTCACGCTGGACCCGCTGCGTTTCGGCATGGCCGGCGGCACCATCGACACGACATTGCGGCTGGACGGCAGCCGCACGCCCATGGCCGGCAAGGCGCGGATCGCGGCGCGCGGCCTGCGCCTGAAGCGGCTGTTTCCGAAAGTGGAATCGATGCAGCGCGCCCTGGGTCAGCTCAACGGCGACGCGGCGCTCAGCGGTACCGGCAATTCCGTGGCGGCGCTGCTGGGCAGCGCCAGCGGCGATACCCGGCTGCTGGTCAATGATGGCGTGATCAGCCGCGCCTTGATGGAAATCGCGGGCCTGAACGTGGGCAACTACGTGGTCAGCAAGCTGTTCGGCGATGAAGAGGTCAAGATCAACTGCGGCGCGGCCGACCTGCATATGCAGCGCGGCGTGATGACGCCGCGGGTGTTTGTGTTCGATACCGAGAACGCGCTGGTGCAGGTGGACGGCACCGTCAACTTCAAGGACGAGACCCTGGACCTGGACATCAAGCCCCGCAGCAAGGGCGTGCGGGTTTTTTCGCTGCGTTCACCGCTGTATGTGCGAGGCACGTTCGGCGACCCGCAGGCTGGCGTGCACGTGCTGCCGTTGGCCGCGCGCGGCGCCGGGGCGGTAGCGCTGGGCGTGTTGCTGACCCCGGTGGCCGGCCTGCTGGCCCTGGTGGCGCCCAGCGCCGGCGAAGACGACAACCAGTGCGCCACGCTGCTGCAGCAGATGCAAAAACCGCCCAAGGCGCCGCCGGCCCAGGGCCGCGCGAACGGGCAGGGGGCGGGCAAATAG
- a CDS encoding SMP-30/gluconolactonase/LRE family protein — METSIECVVGAADILGEVPLWCDRTLRLWWVDVRRSALQSYDPATGRHQARRLPEGMLVGSIALREAGGFLLATNTGLYRYDPDVPQPPTFLANPEADKPANRLNDGKCDRRGRFWVGSMRDAQRLPEGTLYRFDPDYACHAQFNEIVVPNSIAWSPDDRTMYFADTHRQLIWAFDFDVDDGVISNRRVFKDWTHHHGRPDGSTVDSEGYLWNCMVASGELVRLAPDGSVDRVIALPVTNPTCPAFGGPDLATLYVTSHSQRIPPERLAAEPWAGALLALDVGVKGLPEPRFAG; from the coding sequence ATGGAGACAAGTATTGAATGCGTGGTCGGCGCAGCCGACATCCTGGGCGAAGTGCCGCTATGGTGCGACCGCACGCTGCGGTTGTGGTGGGTGGACGTGCGGCGCAGCGCGCTGCAGTCGTACGACCCCGCCACGGGCCGGCACCAGGCGCGCCGCCTGCCTGAAGGCATGCTGGTGGGGTCGATCGCGCTGCGCGAGGCGGGCGGCTTTCTGCTGGCCACCAACACCGGCCTGTACCGCTACGATCCCGACGTGCCGCAGCCCCCGACGTTCCTGGCCAACCCCGAGGCCGACAAGCCGGCCAATCGCCTGAACGACGGCAAGTGCGACCGGCGCGGGCGTTTCTGGGTGGGCAGCATGCGCGATGCCCAGCGCCTGCCCGAAGGCACCCTGTACCGGTTCGACCCCGACTATGCCTGCCATGCGCAATTCAACGAGATCGTGGTGCCGAACTCGATCGCCTGGAGCCCCGACGACCGCACCATGTACTTTGCCGACACGCATCGGCAACTGATCTGGGCGTTCGACTTCGACGTGGATGACGGCGTGATCTCGAACCGCCGCGTCTTCAAGGACTGGACCCACCATCACGGCCGCCCCGACGGCTCGACGGTGGACAGCGAAGGCTACCTGTGGAACTGCATGGTCGCCAGCGGCGAGCTGGTGCGCCTGGCGCCCGACGGCAGCGTCGACCGCGTCATCGCGCTGCCGGTCACCAACCCCACCTGCCCGGCGTTCGGCGGGCCGGACCTGGCCACGCTGTACGTTACCAGCCATTCGCAGCGCATTCCGCCCGAGCGCCTGGCGGCCGAGCCCTGGGCCGGCGCGCTGCTGGCTCTGGATGTTGGCGTGAAAGGCCTGCCCGAGCCGCGCTTTGCCGGCTGA
- a CDS encoding 3-oxoacyl-ACP reductase family protein produces the protein MSDLQGKIAFVTGGSRGIGAAIARHLAARGADVAITYVSTPERAQELVAELRGAGRRAHAYAADAADHQQVRAAVEQAVRDLGGLDILVNNAGIFIAGGLDTLSHADFQRTLDVNVSAVFAATQAALPHLPRGGRIINIGSCLAGRAGDAGLAAYSASKAAVAGLTKGAARDLGPRGITVNVVHPGPIDTDMNPAQREGAAESAARLALQRYGHVDDIAGMVGYLASPAAGYVTGAEISVDGGFAA, from the coding sequence ATGTCAGACCTGCAAGGCAAGATCGCTTTTGTTACCGGCGGCAGCCGGGGTATTGGCGCGGCCATCGCGCGCCACCTGGCCGCGCGCGGCGCTGATGTCGCCATTACCTACGTCAGCACGCCCGAGCGCGCCCAGGAGCTGGTGGCGGAACTGCGTGGCGCGGGCCGGCGCGCCCACGCCTACGCGGCCGACGCCGCCGACCACCAGCAGGTGCGCGCCGCTGTCGAACAGGCCGTGCGCGACCTGGGCGGCCTGGACATCCTGGTCAACAACGCCGGCATCTTCATCGCGGGCGGGCTGGACACCCTGTCGCACGCCGATTTCCAGCGCACGCTCGATGTCAACGTAAGCGCCGTATTCGCCGCTACCCAGGCCGCGCTGCCGCACCTGCCGCGCGGCGGGCGCATCATCAACATCGGCAGCTGCCTGGCCGGCCGAGCCGGCGACGCCGGCCTGGCTGCGTATTCGGCCAGCAAGGCGGCGGTGGCGGGCTTGACCAAGGGCGCGGCGCGCGACCTTGGGCCGCGCGGCATTACCGTCAACGTGGTGCATCCGGGCCCCATCGATACCGACATGAATCCGGCCCAGCGCGAAGGCGCCGCCGAAAGCGCCGCGCGCCTGGCGCTGCAGCGCTATGGCCACGTCGACGACATCGCCGGCATGGTGGGCTACCTGGCCAGTCCGGCCGCGGGCTACGTCACGGGCGCGGAAATCTCGGTAGATGGCGGGTTCGCTGCTTAA
- a CDS encoding DNA-3-methyladenine glycosylase I, whose amino-acid sequence MAVRTDFPDGLARCAWVDGSVDYRRYHDEEWGRPVDDDRALFEQLSLEGFQSGLSWRTILDKREGFRRAFANFDIDTVARYTAARVEKLVADAAIVRHRGKIEAVINNARRAREMRERHGSLAAYFWRYEAPPATGAAGPVSQSAQSLALSKDLKKLGWKFVGPTTVYAFMQSVGMVNDHSPHCHHHAECEQARARFVRP is encoded by the coding sequence ATGGCGGTGCGCACAGATTTCCCGGATGGCCTGGCGCGGTGCGCCTGGGTGGACGGGTCGGTTGATTACCGACGCTATCACGACGAAGAATGGGGCCGACCGGTGGACGACGACCGCGCCCTGTTCGAGCAGTTGAGCCTGGAGGGCTTTCAGTCGGGCCTGAGCTGGCGCACCATTCTCGACAAACGGGAAGGCTTTCGCCGCGCCTTCGCCAATTTCGACATCGATACCGTGGCCCGCTATACCGCGGCGCGCGTCGAAAAACTGGTGGCCGACGCGGCGATCGTGCGCCATCGCGGCAAGATCGAGGCGGTCATCAACAACGCGCGGCGCGCCCGCGAAATGCGCGAGCGGCACGGCTCGCTGGCCGCCTATTTCTGGCGCTACGAAGCGCCGCCCGCCACGGGCGCGGCCGGACCCGTGTCGCAGTCGGCGCAGTCGCTGGCCTTGTCCAAAGACCTGAAGAAGCTGGGCTGGAAGTTCGTCGGCCCCACCACCGTGTACGCCTTCATGCAGTCGGTCGGCATGGTCAACGACCACAGCCCGCATTGCCATCATCATGCCGAATGCGAACAGGCCCGGGCACGCTTCGTGCGTCCTTAA
- a CDS encoding Bug family tripartite tricarboxylate transporter substrate binding protein, producing MRILTLMLALTSMLVAAPGAANDVVRLVVPFSAGGPVDQVARILAPGLEDALGATVVVENRGGAGGTVGTNYVAKSPPDGRTVLMATSGFVISSQTTANLPYDPHKDLEPLALVGQVQTLLVVRPSLGVNTLAELVKLAKSGKPLSFGSTGVGGTMHVGGELLNHAAGIQALHVPYRGAAPAITALMAGEVDMVNADVPVLQPYVKSGRVKALVIYDTKHSVELPDVPDAVEAGYPQLLMSNWYSAMVPAGTPQAAKQKLEQAFLAAIRRPDIAQRLSEAGLRGPMGTADFRKKLDAEFERWVPFLRDVGLSAKK from the coding sequence ATGCGTATCCTGACTTTGATGCTGGCACTGACCAGCATGCTGGTGGCCGCGCCGGGCGCGGCGAACGATGTGGTGCGGCTGGTGGTGCCGTTTTCGGCGGGCGGGCCGGTGGACCAGGTGGCGCGCATCCTGGCGCCGGGCCTGGAAGACGCGCTGGGCGCTACCGTGGTGGTCGAGAACCGCGGCGGCGCGGGCGGCACGGTTGGCACCAACTACGTGGCCAAGTCCCCGCCCGACGGCCGTACCGTACTGATGGCGACTTCAGGCTTCGTGATCTCGTCGCAGACCACCGCCAACCTGCCGTACGACCCGCATAAAGACCTGGAACCCCTGGCGCTGGTGGGCCAAGTGCAGACATTGCTGGTGGTGCGGCCCTCGCTGGGCGTGAATACCCTGGCCGAACTGGTGAAACTGGCCAAGTCCGGCAAGCCTCTGTCGTTCGGTTCTACCGGCGTGGGCGGCACCATGCACGTGGGCGGCGAACTGCTGAACCACGCCGCCGGCATCCAGGCGCTGCATGTGCCGTATCGCGGCGCGGCGCCAGCCATTACCGCGCTGATGGCCGGCGAAGTCGATATGGTGAACGCCGACGTGCCCGTGCTGCAGCCCTATGTGAAAAGCGGCCGGGTCAAGGCGCTGGTGATCTACGACACCAAGCATTCCGTCGAACTGCCCGACGTGCCCGACGCCGTCGAAGCCGGGTACCCGCAACTGCTCATGAGCAACTGGTACAGCGCCATGGTGCCCGCCGGCACGCCGCAGGCAGCGAAGCAGAAGCTAGAGCAGGCGTTTCTCGCCGCGATCCGCCGGCCCGACATCGCGCAGCGTCTGTCCGAAGCCGGCCTGCGCGGCCCCATGGGCACGGCCGACTTCCGGAAGAAACTGGACGCCGAGTTCGAGCGCTGGGTGCCGTTCCTGCGCGACGTCGGACTGAGCGCGAAAAAATGA
- a CDS encoding DUF1810 domain-containing protein, whose amino-acid sequence MNPDPFNLQRFVDAQTSVYAEVLDELARGRKTTHWMWFIFPQLQALGRSGTARHYGLASKEEAAAYLRHPVLGERLRQCVDLLLGLGQTDPHAIFGSPDDLKFRSCLTLFAAVAPGESRFSDALDRFYPEGPDRLTLDLLG is encoded by the coding sequence ATGAATCCGGACCCTTTCAATTTGCAGCGGTTCGTCGATGCGCAGACTAGCGTCTATGCCGAGGTGCTGGATGAACTGGCCCGTGGCCGCAAGACGACCCACTGGATGTGGTTTATCTTTCCGCAACTGCAAGCCTTGGGCCGCAGCGGCACGGCCCGCCACTACGGCCTGGCGTCCAAGGAAGAGGCGGCGGCCTACCTGCGGCACCCCGTGCTGGGCGAGCGGCTGCGCCAATGTGTGGATCTGCTGCTTGGGTTGGGACAGACCGACCCCCACGCCATTTTCGGCTCGCCCGACGACCTGAAGTTCAGGTCGTGCCTGACGCTTTTTGCCGCGGTCGCGCCCGGCGAGTCCCGGTTCAGCGATGCGCTGGACCGGTTTTATCCGGAAGGGCCGGACAGGCTGACGCTGGACCTCTTGGGGTAG
- a CDS encoding HpcH/HpaI aldolase family protein → MSRATPCAHSALKARLARGELAMSLIVRSARGPEIALVARSSGFDALYIDLEHSPLSLDTASMLCIASQAAGVTPLVRVPQASAAWVSRALDGGAMGVIVPHVEDAATARAAVALAKYPPLGQRSVSTTLPQLAYQAMPAAESQCLLNRETLVVAMIESRQGLWHADEIAAVEGIDMLLVGAGDLAADLGAAGPAVQAALRDAFDTVIAACKRHGKAAGAGGLAGQLDLLAEVVAAGVRYVSAGTDTGFLLAGAQAKVAAIRARCPPGADGR, encoded by the coding sequence ATGAGCCGCGCCACGCCCTGCGCGCACAGTGCGCTGAAAGCCAGGCTGGCGCGCGGCGAGCTGGCCATGTCGCTGATCGTGCGCAGCGCGCGTGGCCCCGAGATTGCGCTGGTGGCTCGCAGCAGCGGCTTCGACGCGCTGTACATCGACCTGGAGCACAGCCCGCTGTCGCTGGATACCGCCAGCATGCTCTGCATTGCCAGCCAGGCGGCAGGCGTCACGCCCCTGGTGCGCGTGCCGCAGGCCAGCGCGGCCTGGGTGTCGCGCGCGCTGGACGGCGGCGCCATGGGCGTGATCGTGCCGCACGTCGAAGACGCGGCCACGGCCCGCGCCGCCGTGGCGCTGGCCAAGTATCCGCCGCTAGGGCAGCGCTCGGTGTCCACCACCTTGCCGCAACTGGCCTACCAGGCCATGCCGGCGGCCGAGTCGCAGTGCCTGCTGAATCGCGAGACGCTGGTGGTGGCGATGATAGAAAGCCGCCAGGGCCTGTGGCATGCCGACGAGATCGCCGCCGTGGAAGGCATCGACATGCTGCTGGTTGGCGCCGGCGACCTGGCGGCCGACCTGGGCGCCGCCGGCCCGGCCGTCCAGGCGGCGCTGCGCGACGCGTTCGATACCGTCATCGCCGCGTGCAAGCGGCACGGCAAGGCGGCCGGGGCAGGGGGGCTGGCCGGCCAGCTCGACCTGCTGGCCGAAGTCGTGGCGGCGGGCGTGCGCTACGTGTCGGCCGGCACCGATACCGGGTTCCTGCTGGCGGGCGCGCAGGCCAAGGTCGCCGCCATACGCGCGCGATGCCCGCCCGGAGCCGATGGCCGATAA
- a CDS encoding RraA family protein — protein MADPATTRPQKPLTGRVPPQAVRRREFPALPAEILQRYARIEDLTATASDAMDKLGLAGVVPASVLAPQLPAARLVGQAVTVRNTERPEAVGAAAQAGQSRMGEHEAYNLAEPGNVVVIEGLPGVSNLGGQSASVAHRAGCAGAIVDGGFRDPRMARALGFPIWARGVTPITGKWRLQTAEINGRVRIGGVAVEAGDLVLADESGVAFVPYAQAQAVLQEMEHIQAGDHRQQRDIAAGVDLQTLASTKYK, from the coding sequence ATGGCCGATCCCGCTACGACGCGCCCGCAGAAACCCCTTACCGGCCGCGTGCCGCCGCAAGCGGTGCGGCGCCGCGAGTTTCCGGCTCTGCCGGCCGAAATACTGCAGCGCTACGCCCGCATTGAAGACCTGACCGCCACCGCGTCCGACGCCATGGACAAGCTGGGCCTGGCCGGCGTGGTGCCGGCCTCGGTGCTGGCGCCGCAGTTACCGGCGGCGCGCCTGGTGGGGCAGGCCGTCACCGTGCGCAATACCGAACGGCCGGAAGCCGTGGGCGCCGCCGCGCAGGCAGGCCAGAGCCGCATGGGCGAGCACGAGGCTTACAACCTGGCCGAGCCCGGCAACGTGGTGGTCATCGAAGGCCTGCCCGGCGTGTCCAACCTGGGCGGCCAGTCGGCTAGCGTGGCCCATCGCGCGGGTTGCGCGGGCGCCATCGTCGATGGCGGGTTCCGCGATCCGCGCATGGCGCGCGCGCTCGGCTTTCCCATCTGGGCGCGCGGCGTTACGCCCATTACTGGTAAGTGGCGCCTGCAAACGGCCGAGATCAACGGGCGCGTGCGCATCGGTGGCGTGGCGGTCGAGGCCGGCGACCTGGTGCTGGCCGATGAATCCGGCGTGGCCTTCGTCCCGTATGCGCAGGCGCAGGCCGTGCTGCAGGAAATGGAACACATCCAGGCCGGTGATCACCGGCAGCAACGCGATATCGCCGCCGGCGTCGACCTGCAGACGCTGGCAAGCACCAAATACAAGTAG
- a CDS encoding 2-hydroxyacid dehydrogenase, which translates to MSDAAFTPVHRLLQLGPLPPGLQREAASRYVLEPLWTQPEPARFLAEQQGAFDGAIMMSRHGCSASVIECLAAAPRPGVVACFGVGYDGIDLAAARRHGVQVSTTPDVLTDCVADTALGLMLACARQLVAAHRHVQEGAWLQGPFPLATRVSGKRVGIVGLGRIGQAIARRAGGFDMPVRYHGRSARAGVPYEFEPDLHALARWADFLVLACPGGPQTRHLVSADVLQALGPEGYLINIARGSVVDEDALVEAIQDGRIAGAGLDVYADEPRVPAGLLGTDRVVTLPHVAASTRETRHAMEQLVLDNLAAFFATGKVLTPPA; encoded by the coding sequence ATGAGCGACGCCGCTTTCACGCCCGTGCATCGTTTGCTGCAGCTCGGCCCACTGCCGCCCGGCCTGCAGCGCGAGGCCGCCAGCCGGTATGTGCTGGAGCCGCTGTGGACCCAGCCCGAGCCCGCGCGGTTCCTGGCCGAGCAGCAGGGCGCCTTCGACGGGGCCATCATGATGTCGCGCCATGGCTGCTCGGCGTCCGTCATCGAATGCCTGGCCGCCGCGCCGCGTCCCGGCGTGGTGGCCTGTTTCGGCGTGGGCTATGACGGCATCGACCTGGCCGCGGCCCGCCGCCACGGCGTGCAGGTCAGCACCACGCCCGACGTGTTGACCGATTGCGTGGCCGATACCGCGCTGGGCCTGATGTTGGCCTGCGCGCGCCAACTGGTGGCGGCCCATCGGCATGTGCAGGAAGGCGCCTGGCTGCAAGGGCCTTTTCCGCTGGCTACCCGGGTCAGCGGCAAGCGGGTTGGCATTGTCGGCCTGGGCCGCATCGGCCAGGCCATCGCGCGCCGCGCCGGCGGCTTCGACATGCCGGTGCGCTACCACGGGCGCAGCGCGCGCGCCGGCGTGCCGTACGAGTTCGAGCCTGACCTGCACGCGCTGGCGCGCTGGGCCGATTTTCTGGTGTTGGCCTGCCCCGGCGGGCCGCAGACGCGCCACCTGGTATCGGCCGACGTCCTGCAGGCGCTGGGCCCCGAGGGCTACCTGATCAACATCGCGCGCGGCAGCGTGGTCGACGAAGACGCGCTGGTCGAGGCCATCCAGGACGGCCGCATCGCGGGCGCCGGGCTGGACGTCTATGCCGACGAGCCGCGCGTGCCGGCCGGCTTGCTGGGCACCGACCGCGTGGTGACCTTGCCGCATGTGGCGGCATCCACGCGCGAAACCCGCCACGCCATGGAGCAGCTGGTGCTCGACAACCTGGCCGCCTTCTTCGCCACCGGCAAAGTGCTGACCCCGCCCGCCTGA
- a CDS encoding entericidin A/B family lipoprotein: MVVMALLAASVTAGCNTMHGAGQDIERGGEKIQENAR; the protein is encoded by the coding sequence ATGGTCGTAATGGCTCTGCTCGCCGCCAGCGTGACGGCAGGCTGCAACACCATGCACGGCGCCGGCCAAGACATTGAACGCGGCGGAGAGAAGATTCAGGAGAATGCGCGGTAA